In one Luteolibacter arcticus genomic region, the following are encoded:
- a CDS encoding beta strand repeat-containing protein, producing the protein MKPRKNSSRPSGHFFTASLATFVATAGIHAGTLTWDADGLFNNGTLGGTGTWDTTSARWDNGASDVVWTNNAGTPNSAVFSGTAGTVTTGAAINVDTVTFSTSGYTLERSTNTTHVLTFGGIKVVNTGVLGTSSTINAKLTGASVNISNAGTVTFGGVDDNNGFSMIVNSGATAILAKASTETVHVVGTTGVTVNAGGVAKLGGTGGDQIFNNGTVTLAGGTFDLSGLSETINNLAGATGTVDNSAAGPAILTLGSNNGTATFSGTIQNTGGALGLTKIGSGTATLSGVSTYTGPTTVNGGVLLLSGAPSSLSASATPITLGGGEFRLNNTTAAGGNNNNRIADTQGFLLNGGGFFNYIGSDAGASTETIGPVTLGAGGQARIGMAGTPTNIATLTLASLTRNAGGVVALVNGTDLGFDSTSDLQRIIVTTPPTLVGTTAALSTGINSAATNTHIVPFLVGETTSATGGAGTVTGLANTFVTYNATTGLRPLNLEDEFTFNGTTAGENILITEGTSGTNDTINSLVLEGGVTAPVLDIPLETTLTNTSGAVLFSGATGANKGVISGAGKLGFGSNEAVLTVNPTSGTGISSPVISAVLSGMGGLTKSGSGQLTLSAFNEMTGALNANQGTTILQNTTAFSTFNVAPGATLALNPAAGATSFDAVPAGATVNVNSGTFRLTTSSGDAQTQALLLPEFALNLTSATLNMNGANLNRATFPGSVNLTGTNTFSFSPIRDRLTLSGVVSGTGNLVATGGGAQQSHFLVLSNANTYTGSTTITSGGGGMSIQLSDGVDRLPMTTTLTLNGGTTNAQLDLNGQNQGLSGLLATGTVANTAVVNSNATGATLTLDIAAGTTNTYTGRIGADARLITNGTAPGVNIALTKAGAGTLVLSGNNGYTGPTQVNSGILRAGSSSAFGTGATVTLANVASATLDLNNTSTTVSSLAGGGTIGGNVTLGSGTLTVGGAANTIYSGAISGTGGVTKVGSGTQTFSGANTYSGITSVTEGTLSLTSPSLNDASSVSLLIGGQLDLNFSGTDVVGALFIGGLPQDDGIYGSGNSGGLITGTGTIQVGVVVPAGYAAWATSKGLTGANNGATQDPNFNGIANLLEYVLNGEPLLAESPAAILPTLNASGSNFVFTFTRLVDSTADTTQTFEYGTTLTGWTTLNISPGTPGAGVVIGTPTGGSPNTQTVTVTVPKGASTKLFGRLRAVN; encoded by the coding sequence ATGAAACCCCGTAAAAACTCTTCGCGCCCTTCCGGCCACTTCTTCACCGCCTCGCTAGCGACTTTTGTGGCGACCGCGGGCATCCACGCCGGCACCTTGACTTGGGATGCGGATGGCCTGTTCAACAACGGCACGCTTGGAGGCACTGGCACTTGGGACACCACCAGCGCTCGATGGGACAATGGAGCTTCCGATGTGGTCTGGACCAATAACGCTGGGACTCCCAACTCCGCGGTATTCTCCGGAACCGCCGGCACTGTGACCACGGGTGCCGCCATAAACGTGGACACGGTGACGTTTTCCACCTCCGGCTACACGCTCGAGCGCAGCACCAATACCACGCACGTGCTCACTTTCGGTGGAATCAAAGTGGTTAACACGGGTGTGCTCGGAACCTCCAGCACGATCAACGCCAAATTGACCGGCGCATCCGTCAACATCAGCAACGCTGGCACAGTCACTTTCGGTGGCGTTGACGACAACAACGGATTCTCCATGATCGTCAACAGCGGAGCGACGGCGATCCTGGCAAAAGCGAGCACTGAAACCGTCCATGTGGTCGGGACCACCGGGGTGACAGTCAATGCAGGCGGCGTGGCGAAACTCGGCGGAACCGGCGGTGATCAAATCTTCAACAACGGCACCGTGACCCTCGCCGGGGGAACGTTTGATCTCAGTGGGCTGAGCGAAACGATCAACAATCTTGCGGGCGCGACTGGCACGGTCGATAATTCCGCTGCGGGACCCGCGATCCTGACTTTGGGATCCAACAACGGAACCGCGACCTTTTCCGGAACGATCCAGAACACCGGCGGAGCGCTTGGCCTGACAAAAATAGGAAGCGGCACGGCGACGTTGTCGGGCGTCAGCACCTACACCGGTCCTACCACGGTCAATGGCGGCGTATTGCTGCTGTCAGGCGCCCCCAGCAGCCTGAGCGCATCGGCCACGCCGATCACGCTCGGCGGTGGCGAGTTCCGGCTGAACAACACGACGGCGGCGGGCGGCAACAACAACAACCGCATTGCTGACACACAGGGATTTTTGCTCAACGGCGGCGGCTTTTTCAATTACATCGGCAGTGACGCGGGTGCTTCCACGGAAACGATCGGTCCGGTGACGCTCGGTGCCGGTGGGCAAGCCCGGATCGGCATGGCCGGCACTCCCACGAACATCGCCACACTCACCTTGGCCAGTCTCACGCGCAACGCGGGCGGCGTGGTAGCACTTGTCAATGGCACAGACCTCGGTTTCGATTCCACGAGCGACCTTCAACGCATCATCGTCACCACACCGCCGACTCTGGTGGGGACCACGGCGGCACTGAGCACGGGCATTAACAGTGCGGCGACGAATACCCATATCGTGCCATTCCTGGTGGGGGAAACGACTTCGGCCACGGGAGGAGCGGGCACGGTAACTGGCTTGGCCAACACCTTCGTGACCTACAACGCGACCACGGGCTTGCGGCCCTTAAACCTTGAGGACGAGTTCACTTTCAACGGGACGACGGCGGGCGAAAATATTCTTATCACCGAAGGCACGAGCGGCACGAACGATACCATCAATTCGCTCGTGCTTGAGGGCGGGGTGACCGCACCGGTCTTGGATATTCCGCTTGAGACAACGCTGACCAACACGAGCGGCGCGGTGCTGTTCTCCGGTGCCACGGGAGCTAACAAGGGGGTCATTTCAGGTGCGGGCAAATTGGGCTTTGGGAGCAACGAGGCGGTCCTCACGGTCAATCCCACCAGTGGCACAGGCATATCAAGCCCCGTTATTAGCGCGGTCCTCAGCGGAATGGGCGGTTTGACGAAAAGCGGATCCGGCCAGCTGACGCTTTCCGCCTTCAACGAGATGACCGGCGCGCTGAACGCCAATCAAGGGACGACCATCCTTCAGAATACGACGGCTTTCAGCACTTTCAACGTCGCTCCCGGAGCGACGTTGGCGCTGAATCCAGCAGCGGGCGCAACTAGTTTCGACGCCGTCCCCGCCGGCGCGACGGTCAACGTGAACAGTGGGACTTTCAGACTCACCACCTCTTCCGGTGATGCTCAAACGCAAGCGCTGCTGCTGCCTGAGTTCGCGCTCAACCTCACCAGCGCCACCCTGAACATGAACGGAGCGAACCTAAATAGAGCGACCTTCCCCGGATCAGTGAACTTGACGGGAACCAACACTTTCAGTTTTTCCCCGATCCGCGACCGGTTGACTCTGAGCGGGGTGGTCAGCGGCACGGGCAATCTGGTCGCGACCGGTGGCGGCGCGCAACAGTCGCACTTTCTGGTGCTTTCCAACGCGAACACTTATACCGGCAGCACGACAATCACTTCCGGCGGTGGAGGGATGTCGATCCAACTTTCCGACGGAGTTGATCGTTTACCGATGACGACAACGCTGACTCTAAACGGAGGCACCACCAACGCCCAACTTGATCTCAACGGTCAGAACCAAGGTCTCTCGGGCTTGCTCGCCACTGGCACGGTAGCCAATACTGCCGTCGTCAACTCAAACGCAACGGGGGCGACGCTGACACTCGACATTGCCGCCGGCACGACCAATACCTACACCGGCCGGATCGGCGCCGATGCTCGCCTGATCACTAATGGGACCGCCCCCGGAGTCAACATCGCCCTGACAAAAGCTGGCGCGGGGACATTGGTGTTGAGCGGAAATAATGGTTACACCGGGCCGACGCAGGTGAACTCAGGCATTCTCCGTGCGGGCTCGTCCTCGGCCTTTGGGACAGGCGCAACGGTGACCCTGGCGAACGTAGCCAGCGCAACTCTCGACCTGAATAACACGAGCACGACCGTCAGTTCGCTCGCGGGCGGCGGAACGATCGGGGGCAACGTAACCCTCGGCTCCGGCACGCTGACTGTCGGCGGCGCTGCAAACACGATTTATTCCGGTGCCATCAGCGGCACGGGCGGGGTGACCAAGGTGGGATCCGGCACGCAGACGTTTTCCGGAGCGAATACCTACAGCGGCATCACCAGTGTGACCGAAGGCACGCTCAGCCTCACCAGTCCGAGTCTGAACGACGCCTCCTCCGTCTCCCTTCTCATCGGCGGCCAACTTGATCTGAACTTTTCCGGCACCGATGTGGTGGGCGCGTTGTTTATCGGAGGGCTGCCCCAAGATGATGGCATCTATGGTTCGGGCAATTCCGGCGGTCTTATCACCGGCACCGGCACCATCCAGGTCGGAGTCGTCGTGCCCGCGGGCTACGCCGCGTGGGCCACCTCCAAGGGCCTTACCGGAGCGAACAACGGCGCGACGCAGGATCCGAATTTCAACGGGATTGCCAATCTCCTCGAATACGTCCTCAACGGCGAACCGCTGCTCGCCGAGTCCCCTGCTGCGATCCTGCCGACCTTGAACGCTTCGGGTTCAAACTTTGTGTTCACCTTCACCCGCTTGGTGGATTCCACCGCCGACACCACCCAAACGTTTGAATACGGCACTACCTTAACCGGCTGGACAACGCTGAACATCTCCCCTGGCACGCCGGGCGCCGGAGTCGTGATCGGCACGCCGACCGGAGGAAGCCCGAACACCCAGACTGTAACCGTGACCGTACCGAAGGGTGCGAGCACCAAGCTTTTCGGCCGCCTCCGGGCGGTGAACTAA
- a CDS encoding Ig-like domain-containing protein, whose product MKILLHALAVLASFALSLTARAQYQVYAGGTTSTDGTGGSSAAAYMDNRDLANPASSARFRAAGGKYYCHSLGWSLSSTPIRNGIYSRFGGKDFILESAVGTNDYLTPADDMQRLFKGPGYWSSARYIVINFVDRWSDPSYPNLLKSSLHPYNTSTFSPIYSPNGEPHPELYPWATDPKFAIRRNTAILGGTMCTDAPPEFYFSRNANYRQYVADEIRWANDNGLVSIVIIFPQNYSGTQFYQKTGEYLEDLAKRGAFPQILAFNCYNSSVSQGLPIGSENDIDTMMYTARVFAERAILVGKTITLKAYSNGKYVSANLVDPNVPLIASQSTAGDGEKFLVIDAGKGQIALKATANDLFVSSGGGQTTMKADKASIGNTEKFRVRLNADATISLLDSSSNLYVTTPTAGADPLKCDKTTVGSSEKFTVDAGPLNPLPVDPAPLSVTINTPAANANLVQGNNLTVNTSAIGGTISHFNLSVNGVTMHQENGAPYDWSPTSDVALGDLAAGLYDISAAAISSSGNHGKTTRQIAVGLADGSGLALTEIGPLIEHFKVRATGPGAYSVQAAGTDLWGASDQGGIVTKPLSGDAVAVVNVESLANIDPFSKAGLTFRDSLDPAAANVALVVTAANGLRFQIRPTSGAASTSTAGTGISAPVWLRLSRQGNVFTAAYSTNGTTWTSAGTKTATLAATAPVGLAVTSHDDTQSTTATFSDLRLKSANSLPGWRALIFSPADLSNPAISGDDADPDHDGLTNFHEFVTDLNPHLDDRNLNRVKGTKNDLPSFRLQFRQRKDLGGVTRVFQHSINLTDWPSVSPTSIELLQDLGNAATYEASFPFVGEAAFFRVRYEP is encoded by the coding sequence GTGAAAATTCTTCTCCACGCCCTGGCGGTCCTCGCCTCCTTCGCTCTCTCCCTTACCGCCAGGGCGCAGTATCAGGTCTATGCCGGTGGCACCACCTCGACCGACGGCACGGGCGGCTCCTCCGCGGCCGCTTACATGGACAACCGGGACCTCGCCAATCCTGCCTCGTCGGCCAGGTTCCGCGCGGCCGGCGGCAAGTACTACTGTCACTCGCTCGGCTGGTCGTTGAGTTCGACCCCGATCCGCAACGGCATCTATTCCCGCTTCGGTGGCAAGGACTTCATCCTCGAATCCGCCGTGGGCACCAACGACTACCTGACGCCGGCCGACGACATGCAACGGCTCTTCAAAGGCCCCGGCTACTGGTCATCCGCCAGGTACATCGTGATCAACTTCGTCGACCGATGGTCCGACCCATCCTACCCGAACCTCCTCAAAAGCAGCCTCCATCCCTACAACACGTCGACTTTCTCGCCGATCTATTCTCCCAACGGCGAGCCCCACCCAGAGCTTTACCCTTGGGCCACGGATCCGAAGTTCGCGATCCGACGCAACACGGCGATCCTCGGAGGCACCATGTGCACCGATGCCCCCCCGGAGTTCTACTTCAGCCGGAATGCCAACTACCGACAATACGTCGCTGACGAAATCCGCTGGGCCAATGACAACGGACTCGTCTCCATCGTCATCATCTTTCCTCAGAACTATTCCGGCACCCAGTTCTACCAGAAAACGGGCGAATACCTCGAGGATCTCGCCAAGCGGGGCGCGTTCCCGCAGATCCTTGCTTTCAACTGCTACAATAGCAGCGTTTCTCAGGGCCTCCCCATCGGCAGCGAGAACGACATCGACACCATGATGTACACCGCCCGCGTCTTCGCCGAGCGGGCCATCCTTGTCGGCAAGACCATCACGCTCAAGGCCTACTCGAACGGCAAATATGTTTCCGCCAATCTTGTCGATCCGAACGTCCCGCTGATCGCAAGCCAGAGCACCGCCGGCGACGGCGAGAAATTCCTCGTGATCGATGCGGGCAAGGGACAGATCGCGTTGAAGGCGACCGCGAATGACTTGTTTGTCTCCAGCGGCGGCGGGCAAACCACCATGAAGGCGGACAAGGCCAGCATCGGAAACACAGAGAAATTCCGCGTCCGCCTCAATGCGGACGCCACGATCTCGCTGCTCGACAGCAGCAGTAATCTCTACGTCACCACTCCCACCGCCGGAGCCGATCCGCTCAAGTGCGACAAGACCACGGTCGGTTCCTCGGAGAAATTCACGGTGGATGCCGGTCCGCTGAATCCCCTGCCGGTCGATCCCGCGCCGCTGAGCGTCACCATCAACACGCCGGCCGCCAACGCCAATCTCGTGCAGGGAAACAATCTGACGGTGAACACGAGCGCCATCGGCGGCACGATTTCCCACTTCAATCTATCCGTCAACGGCGTCACGATGCACCAGGAAAACGGCGCGCCGTATGACTGGTCGCCCACCAGCGATGTCGCGCTCGGTGACCTCGCTGCGGGTCTTTACGATATCTCCGCCGCCGCCATCTCCAGTAGTGGCAACCATGGCAAAACCACGCGCCAGATCGCCGTGGGTCTGGCAGATGGCTCCGGCCTCGCGCTCACCGAAATCGGTCCCTTGATAGAGCATTTCAAGGTGCGCGCCACCGGGCCCGGCGCGTATTCCGTGCAAGCCGCAGGCACGGATCTTTGGGGAGCCTCTGACCAAGGCGGAATCGTGACCAAACCGCTGAGCGGGGACGCCGTGGCCGTGGTAAATGTGGAGAGCCTTGCAAACATCGATCCCTTTTCCAAGGCGGGACTCACCTTCCGCGACAGCCTGGACCCGGCGGCGGCAAATGTCGCTCTCGTCGTCACCGCAGCAAATGGCTTGAGATTTCAAATCCGTCCGACTTCTGGTGCCGCTTCCACCAGCACCGCAGGGACCGGGATCAGCGCGCCGGTGTGGCTGCGCCTGAGTCGCCAAGGGAACGTTTTCACCGCCGCATATTCCACCAACGGCACGACATGGACAAGCGCAGGCACCAAAACCGCCACTCTCGCCGCCACTGCCCCGGTCGGCCTCGCCGTCACCTCGCATGACGACACCCAGAGCACGACGGCCACCTTCAGCGATCTTCGTTTAAAATCCGCCAACTCCCTGCCCGGCTGGCGTGCCCTCATCTTTTCACCCGCCGATCTCTCTAACCCCGCCATCTCCGGCGACGACGCGGATCCCGACCACGACGGCCTCACCAATTTCCACGAATTCGTCACGGACCTAAACCCCCATCTCGACGACCGGAACCTAAACCGCGTCAAAGGCACAAAGAACGATCTCCCGTCCTTCCGCCTCCAGTTCCGCCAGCGCAAGGACCTCGGCGGCGTGACGCGTGTTTTCCAACATTCCATCAATCTGACGGACTGGCCGTCCGTCTCCCCCACCAGCATCGAGCTGTTACAGGACCTCGGAAACGCCGCCACCTACGAAGCAAGCTTCCCGTTCGTCGGGGAAGCCGCCTTCTTCCGCGTGCGCTACGAACCGTGA
- a CDS encoding Ig-like domain-containing protein: protein MRTYRSPAIAFTLWAHLHFHPAGAAAYQGSASDSFAYSDGANLQTNTASGGNGFSAAWGSSTSTGVTLTPAASSAIVTGGQAVIDGTSSSALAFRDLGQIVDSGDFYFSYHTALNTLNTGRTTNFAFFGTTDSQKSGEREKIAFGQNSNANAALSTGGNFGINYLNSFSVANSASPVAYNATQSLVVGRITFNASGNLDRVRFYLNPAGTTEPATAYIDDTSVNLGTISALRLFAGGTSTVAGSTSAASVNFDNVRLGSTFASVVGEIIVPVQYSQIWGNNGSTWNRAVLKDWSKVGYRAGEQEIPSWSTGVDVTDHGAVGDGTTDCTAAFNAALAACPANKAVHIPNGNYLISGYVNVSKNNTVLRGESRDGVIIKINTNLTAEYGGDYSFGGGFLRIQGGSEKGIESLTIKFPPTPYAGHFNEIGQNGIDFAGATNCWIRNIRMINVDYGIDGGGTYNSILDTQFDVESGRTANGSTGHHGIDLYGDNNLVRGFRFNCDLLHELSVEANATDNVFSSGSGVNVALDNHSNIGAEDPVRNLYSDIDCGTGNPYTSNATVTEPENSASTGTTMGTVYWNIRSAANQPVAKWLRTVSVGTKTADATAMQWTGAFGNLWTGPLTDYWHEKITPANLSPQDIYSAQLAYRQENPPPVVTFTSLSSVTPPAALPQSTDLSVTVTAVGASSTAISSVDLYLDDHLIARKTAAPYTWNAADSSLLADLPSGSYYFSAIATDALGRIGTEVQRVNINLPSGSGLSSRETHSDERIYQTSRATGPGSYVLTGAGRDFQAYLDEGAILSRTISGTTTLVTRVDSFQNSGGKAGLMFRGTAGRPGGNPMTLLTVNANGTSGLLYQVRATGNGSPTTVKTIPNIAVPVWLRLERNGTTHTASYSTNGTSWTAVESTTVDLGGTIYGSIAFTPRQYRTVSQANFSQTSFGATLATPGMPAVTSGSGQLTLEWSPSWEASSYQVQRATSSGGTYTTIATGVEATTFTDTGLSSGTPYYYKVLGERLGVTGPASGVGSGTATVPLVVTINTPAEGASLVQGNNLTVNASATGGTVSNLKLSVNGVLMHQENTAPYDWSAASDAALGDLSAGLHDLSVTATASGGNTSTATRQIAVGLADGSGLQLTELGPLFEHFTVRNTALAAYSVRAAGTDLWGSSDQGGLVTRPITGDSVAIVKVESLANTNVWAKAGLTFRDGTASNAANVAFILSAANGVSFQVRPTIGAATTYTAFGGITAPVWLRLTRQGNNFTAAFSANGTTWTSAGTKTATVAATAQAGLAVTSHNAALSTTATFSGFRLETVNSLAGWRALTFSPADLSNPAISGDDADPDHDGLTNFHEFVTDLNPHLDDRNLNRVQGATDGLSTFTLQFRQRKDLGGAPRVFQQSTDLSDWPEVVPSSVDVLQDLGNAAIYEARFPLTGEGGFFRVLYPGPTQ, encoded by the coding sequence ATGAGAACGTATCGATCACCCGCCATCGCTTTTACCCTCTGGGCGCATCTCCACTTCCATCCGGCCGGCGCGGCCGCCTATCAGGGCAGCGCCTCGGACTCCTTCGCTTACTCCGACGGCGCCAATCTTCAGACCAACACCGCGAGCGGCGGAAACGGATTCAGCGCCGCCTGGGGTAGCTCCACCTCCACCGGAGTGACTCTCACCCCTGCCGCCTCGAGCGCGATCGTGACCGGCGGCCAGGCCGTCATCGACGGCACCTCGTCCAGCGCATTGGCCTTCCGGGACCTCGGCCAGATCGTGGACAGCGGCGATTTCTACTTCAGCTACCACACGGCGCTCAACACGCTGAACACCGGGCGCACCACGAATTTCGCCTTTTTCGGCACCACGGACAGCCAGAAGAGCGGGGAGAGGGAGAAGATCGCCTTCGGACAAAATTCGAACGCAAACGCCGCCCTCAGCACCGGCGGAAATTTCGGCATCAATTACCTCAACAGCTTCAGCGTCGCCAACTCAGCCTCTCCCGTGGCTTACAACGCCACGCAATCGCTGGTCGTGGGGCGCATCACCTTCAACGCTTCGGGAAATCTGGATCGCGTCCGCTTTTACCTGAATCCCGCAGGCACCACCGAACCGGCCACCGCCTACATCGATGACACCTCGGTGAACTTGGGCACGATTTCGGCGCTTCGGCTTTTCGCCGGGGGGACCAGCACCGTCGCCGGCTCCACTTCCGCCGCTTCGGTGAATTTCGACAATGTCCGCCTCGGCAGCACTTTCGCGAGCGTCGTCGGCGAAATCATCGTGCCGGTGCAATACTCGCAGATCTGGGGAAACAACGGCTCCACTTGGAATCGGGCGGTGCTCAAGGATTGGTCGAAAGTTGGATACCGCGCGGGAGAACAGGAAATCCCGAGTTGGTCAACGGGGGTGGACGTGACGGACCACGGGGCGGTGGGAGACGGCACGACGGACTGCACGGCGGCTTTTAACGCGGCGCTGGCGGCGTGCCCGGCCAACAAGGCCGTCCACATACCCAACGGAAACTATCTGATCAGCGGATACGTCAACGTCTCCAAGAATAACACCGTGCTGCGCGGGGAAAGCCGGGACGGCGTGATCATCAAGATCAACACCAACCTGACAGCGGAATACGGCGGGGACTACAGCTTCGGCGGCGGATTTCTCCGGATCCAGGGCGGGAGTGAAAAGGGCATCGAGAGCTTGACGATCAAATTTCCGCCCACGCCCTACGCGGGACATTTTAATGAGATCGGGCAGAATGGAATTGATTTTGCCGGGGCTACAAATTGCTGGATCCGAAACATCCGGATGATCAACGTGGACTACGGAATCGACGGCGGCGGGACTTATAACTCGATCCTGGACACCCAATTCGACGTAGAGTCCGGGCGCACCGCCAACGGCAGCACGGGGCACCACGGGATCGATCTTTATGGCGATAACAACCTTGTGCGCGGGTTTCGCTTCAACTGCGACCTGCTGCACGAGCTTTCAGTGGAGGCGAATGCCACCGACAACGTCTTTTCCTCGGGCAGCGGGGTAAACGTCGCGCTCGACAATCACTCGAACATCGGTGCCGAAGATCCGGTGCGTAACCTGTACTCGGACATCGATTGCGGCACAGGCAATCCGTATACCAGCAATGCCACGGTGACCGAGCCGGAGAACTCCGCCAGCACCGGCACGACGATGGGCACGGTTTACTGGAACATCCGCTCCGCAGCGAATCAGCCCGTGGCGAAGTGGCTGCGCACGGTGTCAGTCGGCACCAAGACGGCGGACGCCACCGCAATGCAGTGGACCGGTGCCTTCGGCAACCTGTGGACCGGGCCCCTGACCGACTATTGGCACGAGAAAATAACGCCGGCCAACCTGAGCCCGCAGGACATTTACTCCGCGCAGTTGGCGTATCGGCAGGAGAATCCACCACCGGTCGTCACGTTCACGAGTTTGAGTTCGGTCACCCCGCCGGCCGCGCTGCCGCAGAGCACGGACCTCAGCGTGACCGTTACCGCCGTGGGCGCGAGCTCCACGGCAATCTCATCGGTGGACCTCTACCTCGACGACCACCTCATCGCCCGCAAAACGGCCGCGCCTTACACGTGGAACGCCGCCGATTCCTCCCTGCTGGCCGATCTGCCGTCGGGCAGTTACTATTTTTCCGCGATCGCGACCGATGCGCTGGGACGCATCGGCACCGAGGTGCAGCGCGTCAATATCAACCTGCCCAGCGGCAGCGGCCTGAGTTCGCGTGAAACCCATTCCGACGAAAGAATTTATCAAACCAGCCGGGCGACCGGGCCGGGGAGTTACGTGCTGACCGGCGCGGGGCGGGATTTCCAGGCGTATCTCGACGAAGGAGCCATCCTGAGCCGGACCATTTCCGGGACGACGACTCTGGTGACGCGGGTGGACAGCTTTCAGAACTCGGGGGGAAAGGCGGGCTTGATGTTCCGTGGCACGGCCGGGCGGCCGGGCGGCAACCCGATGACGCTGCTCACGGTGAACGCGAACGGCACCTCCGGGCTCCTTTACCAAGTGCGCGCAACCGGCAACGGCAGTCCCACGACGGTGAAAACGATTCCGAACATCGCCGTGCCCGTCTGGCTGCGCTTGGAACGCAACGGCACAACCCACACCGCCTCCTATTCGACCAACGGCACGTCGTGGACCGCCGTGGAATCCACCACGGTCGATCTTGGTGGCACCATCTACGGCAGTATTGCCTTCACTCCGCGCCAATATCGCACCGTCAGCCAGGCGAATTTCAGCCAGACATCCTTCGGAGCCACCCTGGCCACGCCGGGCATGCCCGCGGTCACGTCCGGCAGCGGGCAATTGACATTGGAATGGTCTCCCTCGTGGGAGGCCTCGAGCTATCAGGTCCAGCGCGCCACCTCCTCCGGCGGAACTTACACGACCATCGCCACCGGAGTGGAGGCCACCACGTTCACCGACACCGGACTGAGTAGCGGCACCCCGTATTATTACAAGGTGTTGGGCGAGCGACTGGGAGTTACCGGTCCCGCGTCCGGCGTGGGATCCGGCACCGCAACCGTGCCGCTGGTGGTCACGATCAACACGCCAGCGGAAGGCGCCAGTCTGGTTCAGGGTAATAATCTCACAGTGAACGCCAGCGCCACCGGCGGCACCGTTTCCAACCTCAAGCTTTCAGTCAACGGAGTCCTGATGCATCAGGAAAACACCGCGCCCTACGACTGGTCGGCGGCCAGCGATGCCGCGCTCGGCGACCTGTCGGCAGGCCTTCACGATCTCTCCGTCACAGCCACCGCCAGCGGTGGCAACACCAGCACTGCCACCCGCCAGATTGCAGTGGGTCTGGCCGACGGCTCCGGCCTCCAGCTCACCGAACTCGGCCCGCTGTTCGAGCATTTCACCGTGCGCAATACCGCGCTGGCTGCCTATTCAGTGCGCGCCGCAGGGACCGACTTGTGGGGAAGCTCGGATCAGGGCGGCCTGGTCACCCGACCAATAACTGGCGACTCCGTGGCAATCGTCAAAGTGGAGAGTCTCGCAAACACCAACGTCTGGGCCAAGGCTGGCCTGACCTTTCGCGACGGCACGGCGAGCAACGCAGCGAACGTCGCCTTCATCCTCTCCGCAGCCAACGGCGTGAGCTTCCAGGTCCGTCCAACCATCGGAGCCGCCACCACCTACACAGCGTTCGGCGGCATCACCGCCCCCGTGTGGCTGCGCCTGACCCGACAGGGAAACAACTTCACCGCCGCATTCTCCGCCAACGGCACGACCTGGACGAGCGCGGGCACGAAAACCGCCACCGTCGCCGCGACCGCCCAAGCCGGCCTCGCGGTCACCTCCCACAACGCCGCCCTCAGCACGACCGCCACCTTCAGCGGCTTCCGTCTGGAAACCGTCAACTCCCTGGCTGGTTGGCGCGCCCTCACCTTTTCACCCGCCGATCTCTCTAACCCCGCCATCTCCGGCGACGACGCGGATCCCGACCACGACGGCCTCACCAATTTCCACGAATTCGTCACGGACCTAAACCCCCATCTCGACGACCGGAACCTAAACCGCGTCCAAGGCGCCACCGACGGCCTCTCGACATTCACCCTTCAATTCCGCCAGCGCAAAGACCTCGGCGGCGCGCCCCGCGTTTTCCAGCAATCGACTGATCTTTCGGACTGGCCGGAGGTGGTGCCCTCGAGCGTGGATGTGCTTCAGGATCTCGGAAACGCCGCGATCTACGAAGCACGCTTCCCCCTCACCGGCGAAGGCGGGTTCTTCCGCGTGCTTTACCCGGGACCCACTCAGTGA